Genomic window (Spirosoma sp. KCTC 42546):
TCATCTGCCCCGCAAATGCGACTAACACTACAATTTCGGCATCGGTGTAGCGCTCACTGATGGGTGCGTAAACCGCATCAGAAACCTCACCTTTATGCAGGGCAATGGCACTCCCAAAATCGATGACCGCCTGCTCATGGTCCGTCAGTTGCAGGTCTTCGGGTCGCTCGCCATTGTCGATGATGATCCGGCGAAAAAACGTTGTGCAGAGCGGGCAATTCGATCCTTCCGAAATAGCATGTGCGTACAAATACGCCAGCCGGTCGCCCAAAATGGCTTTTACCTGCTCATACAATGGATACCATTGCATATACACTTGAAACGAAAGCAACGACCTGCCCAGGGTGGCTTTCATATTCGTGATGCGGCTACCAGGATAATCAGTAACGTGGGCATCGAAAGCAACCTGAACATCGGGCGTTGCTTCGTTGTACGGAAGGGGTGAAATGCGGGGCATAGAGGTAAACGTTAGTCCATCGTTGACGCTTGGCTCCGCCGAGTGTCT
Coding sequences:
- a CDS encoding carboxymuconolactone decarboxylase family protein — translated: MPRISPLPYNEATPDVQVAFDAHVTDYPGSRITNMKATLGRSLLSFQVYMQWYPLYEQVKAILGDRLAYLYAHAISEGSNCPLCTTFFRRIIIDNGERPEDLQLTDHEQAVIDFGSAIALHKGEVSDAVYAPISERYTDAEIVVLVAFAGQMIATNVFNNVLDVKIDEYLYPYLPLTQPQTNP